A genome region from Spirochaetota bacterium includes the following:
- a CDS encoding aminotransferase class III-fold pyridoxal phosphate-dependent enzyme, with product MKQEYAISHWPDSKEILEKLRVLANELPVYQINRSKMAEYLEKFESKFASSKKLVEKAKQRIPGGVQHNLAFNYPFPLAITRADGAYLYDVDGNQFIDFLQAGGPTVLGSNYKPVRDKVIEVINDCGPVTGLFHEYELLLAELIHSHIPSVELFRSLASGTEGCMAAIRAARCFTDKKFIIKVGGAYHGWSDQMVFAMRIPGLGTLDSHGIPEGCFTYIQEFYPNDIEGLEKLLKENESKGGTAAVILEPLGPESGTRPVHYDFNAKVRELCDQYNSLLIFDEVVTAFRVGLGGAQGYFGVKPDLTVFGKCVAGGYPAAGGVGGRKEIMETFAAGIQGLKKRAMVGGTLSANPLSCAAGYFAIKAIEETQAHIKAGKAGDKLTQGLQEIFKRYDLPFVAFNHGSICHMETGAAMLMELSNPKIFEQVGQRRKVMEELGAALMVEGIITLAGSRIYTSMADTDDVIDAALERFDRVFKYFEPVKE from the coding sequence ATGAAACAGGAATATGCAATATCCCATTGGCCAGACTCAAAAGAAATTTTGGAAAAACTAAGAGTACTTGCAAACGAACTGCCAGTATATCAGATTAACCGCAGCAAAATGGCTGAATATTTAGAAAAATTTGAATCAAAGTTTGCATCGTCAAAAAAACTGGTTGAAAAAGCAAAGCAGAGAATACCGGGTGGTGTGCAGCATAATCTTGCCTTCAACTATCCTTTCCCATTAGCAATCACCAGAGCAGATGGAGCATATTTATACGATGTTGATGGCAATCAATTTATTGATTTCCTCCAGGCTGGTGGTCCAACAGTGTTGGGCAGCAATTATAAACCTGTACGCGATAAGGTAATTGAAGTCATTAATGATTGCGGGCCAGTCACCGGTTTGTTCCATGAATACGAATTACTTCTGGCTGAACTCATACACTCGCATATCCCATCAGTTGAGTTATTCAGGTCACTTGCAAGTGGTACTGAAGGGTGCATGGCTGCAATACGAGCTGCACGGTGTTTTACAGATAAAAAGTTTATTATTAAGGTTGGTGGCGCATACCACGGTTGGAGTGATCAGATGGTGTTTGCAATGCGTATACCAGGACTTGGGACACTTGATTCGCACGGTATCCCTGAAGGCTGTTTTACCTACATACAAGAATTTTATCCCAACGATATCGAAGGCTTAGAAAAACTATTAAAAGAAAACGAATCAAAAGGTGGTACTGCTGCAGTTATTCTTGAGCCGCTGGGCCCTGAAAGTGGCACACGCCCTGTGCACTATGATTTCAATGCAAAAGTACGTGAATTGTGCGACCAATATAATTCATTGCTGATATTTGATGAAGTAGTCACTGCATTTAGAGTTGGCCTTGGTGGTGCTCAAGGGTATTTTGGTGTCAAGCCTGATTTAACTGTATTTGGCAAATGCGTTGCAGGTGGTTACCCTGCAGCAGGTGGTGTTGGTGGAAGAAAAGAAATAATGGAAACATTTGCTGCTGGCATTCAAGGATTAAAGAAACGTGCAATGGTTGGCGGCACACTATCGGCAAATCCACTTTCCTGCGCTGCCGGATATTTTGCCATCAAAGCAATTGAAGAAACACAGGCCCACATCAAAGCAGGCAAAGCCGGCGATAAGCTCACACAAGGACTTCAGGAGATATTCAAACGATACGACCTACCATTTGTTGCATTCAATCATGGTTCTATCTGCCACATGGAAACAGGTGCTGCAATGCTTATGGAACTTTCTAACCCAAAGATTTTTGAACAGGTGGGTCAGCGCCGAAAAGTTATGGAAGAGCTGGGTGCAGCTTTGATGGTGGAAGGAATAATTACACTGGCAGGTAGCCGTATCTATACCAGTATGGCTGATACAGATGATGTTATAGATGCTGCATTGGAACGATTTGATAGGGTATTTAAATATTTTGAACCTGTTAAGGAGTAA